Proteins from a single region of Weeksella virosa DSM 16922:
- a CDS encoding helix-hairpin-helix domain-containing protein, which yields MKSSLLPFLLLTKTQKTGLIVFCIILLIGEGIMVFGSSKENLVFEEIQQSELKQILLSAEAKATLSSSPYKNRFSKSKIDTVITAFDPNDLTQTDWHKYGFTPKQAEVIMKYKAMLGGKFESKEQIRKCYVINDEAYAMLSPYILLPEKSKSDLRLGKQQTRRNIVYSRFNPNDYSENDWMKIGFSKKQAETILKYKRIVGNEFTSLEQLSKCYVISDEKFQEMKPYIDLPEKSPVYRTSKTLNNTSVKESSAATITNEQKQTIELEKFDPNKLDKEGWMKIGFTERQANTIIKYRYSLGGRFPDAATLQKCYVISDAKFKEMEPYLEFSE from the coding sequence ATGAAATCTTCTTTATTACCTTTTCTATTATTGACCAAAACACAGAAAACAGGTCTTATAGTTTTTTGTATTATTCTATTGATAGGTGAGGGTATAATGGTATTTGGGAGTTCGAAAGAAAATTTGGTTTTCGAGGAAATTCAGCAAAGCGAACTAAAGCAAATCTTACTTTCTGCAGAAGCAAAAGCAACCTTATCTTCATCCCCTTACAAGAATCGCTTTTCGAAATCGAAAATTGATACTGTTATAACTGCATTCGACCCGAATGATCTTACCCAAACCGATTGGCATAAATATGGTTTTACACCAAAACAAGCAGAAGTAATCATGAAATACAAAGCAATGTTAGGTGGGAAATTTGAGTCGAAAGAACAAATAAGAAAATGCTATGTAATCAATGACGAAGCCTATGCGATGCTATCACCGTATATTTTATTACCCGAAAAATCTAAAAGTGATCTGCGATTAGGCAAGCAACAAACAAGGAGAAATATTGTTTATTCCCGCTTCAATCCGAATGATTATTCGGAAAATGATTGGATGAAAATCGGTTTTAGCAAAAAGCAAGCAGAAACAATTCTTAAGTACAAAAGAATTGTCGGTAATGAGTTTACATCCTTAGAGCAATTATCAAAATGCTATGTGATTTCTGACGAGAAGTTCCAAGAAATGAAACCTTATATCGATTTACCAGAGAAGTCACCTGTTTATCGAACAAGTAAAACGTTAAACAATACGTCAGTTAAAGAATCTTCCGCTGCAACAATTACTAACGAACAAAAACAGACTATTGAGTTAGAGAAATTTGATCCCAATAAACTCGATAAAGAAGGTTGGATGAAAATAGGTTTCACAGAAAGACAGGCCAATACGATTATTAAATATCGCTATTCACTTGGTGGACGATTTCCCGATGCCGCAACGTTACAGAAATGTTATGTAATTTCAGATGCTAAATTCAAAGAAATGGAACCCTACTTAGAGTTTAGCGAATAA
- a CDS encoding DUF2851 family protein has protein sequence MREDFLHHIWRFKLFRFKNAKTLSGKTIDIEKVGVSNPNAGPDFLEAHLKIDQLNWYGSVEIHTKSSDWLHHNHNINPNYHTIILHVVYEQDVTIPLLEDLGIETLELKNLIDPKTIEVYHQLTTERYNIPCYLLIDRVEEEKLSLWKNQLLLDRMMMKSTKILSELEKVQNNWEAVLFRQLSYTFGLKVNAEIFSQWSVSFPFSVLQKVQFNREVLTALFFGQAGMLEDAYQDEYHRSLSEKYQFLRVKYDLDPIPDHLFRYFRMRPISFPTIRIAQLAALYGMYKNLFSVLMSASSKEEIIAVFQSIEVDLYWEKRYRFGEESVKVSKKISVSKIENIILNTILPLRFAYAVYRDEEVDERWLTMYEELKPEKNNITNCYEKAGLKNKNAYDSQAYIQAYEHFCLPKKCLNCSIGYEVLKPYAR, from the coding sequence ATGAGGGAGGATTTTCTACATCATATTTGGCGATTCAAGCTATTTCGGTTCAAGAATGCAAAAACTCTATCAGGCAAAACGATCGATATAGAAAAGGTTGGCGTTTCTAATCCGAATGCTGGCCCAGATTTTCTAGAAGCTCATCTGAAGATTGATCAATTGAATTGGTATGGATCGGTCGAAATTCACACAAAATCATCCGATTGGTTGCATCATAATCACAACATAAACCCAAATTATCATACGATAATTTTGCATGTGGTTTATGAGCAAGATGTAACTATTCCATTGCTAGAAGATTTGGGTATTGAAACCTTAGAGCTAAAAAACCTCATCGACCCAAAAACAATCGAAGTTTATCATCAATTGACTACAGAAAGATACAATATTCCATGCTATTTGTTGATTGATCGAGTAGAGGAGGAGAAGCTATCTTTATGGAAAAATCAACTTTTGTTGGATAGAATGATGATGAAATCCACAAAAATATTATCTGAATTAGAGAAAGTACAAAACAATTGGGAAGCTGTTCTTTTTCGTCAATTATCCTATACTTTTGGGCTGAAAGTGAATGCAGAAATATTTTCGCAATGGAGTGTTTCTTTTCCTTTTTCGGTTTTGCAAAAAGTACAATTTAATAGAGAAGTACTAACAGCTTTGTTTTTCGGTCAGGCAGGGATGTTAGAAGACGCGTATCAGGATGAGTATCATAGAAGCTTATCAGAAAAATATCAATTCCTTCGAGTAAAGTACGACCTTGATCCGATACCTGACCATTTGTTTCGTTACTTTCGTATGCGTCCGATAAGTTTCCCGACCATTCGGATTGCTCAGTTAGCCGCTTTGTACGGAATGTATAAAAACTTATTTTCGGTTTTGATGAGTGCATCATCAAAAGAAGAAATAATAGCAGTTTTTCAATCAATCGAAGTAGATTTATATTGGGAAAAACGTTATCGTTTTGGAGAAGAAAGCGTAAAAGTGAGTAAGAAAATAAGTGTATCTAAGATAGAAAATATTATACTAAATACTATATTGCCTTTGCGTTTTGCGTATGCTGTTTATCGTGATGAAGAAGTAGACGAGCGCTGGCTTACGATGTATGAAGAGTTAAAACCAGAGAAAAATAATATAACAAATTGTTATGAAAAAGCAGGTCTGAAAAATAAAAATGCTTACGATTCTCAGGCTTATATACAAGCGTACGAACATTTTTGTTTACCAAAAAAATGTTTAAATTGCAGCATCGGATACGAAGTGCTAAAACCCTATGCTAGATAA